One Brassica oleracea var. oleracea cultivar TO1000 chromosome C7, BOL, whole genome shotgun sequence genomic window carries:
- the LOC106302583 gene encoding uncharacterized protein LOC106302583: MVAARKLRPYFQAHLVVVVTSFPIKRVLHKPELCSRPSKRRYAFRAGQRKKGEWILHVDGSSNVRGAGVGIVLTSPTGNTASRAVRCNFKATNNENEYEALIAGLSLTHQLGAENIQVYSDSQLIINQAQGEYQAKDDSMIRYLAVAQRLIKKFKSCKLTQIPREQNSQADALANLGFALETQTQMSIPLLVLQCPATLVEPQNEEISTIEEEETWMTPLVRYLEDDILPEDRNESRKIKKKATKYCLSQGKLYRRSFSSPYLRCVRPHEATKILVELHEGDCGSHSSGRSLVLRAKRAGYYWPTMADDANQKAKYCGSCQRHAPVSRLPPKNLKSISSPWPFRKWGMDIVGKLPMAPGQKVFPLIVTDYFSKWVEGEALTRITDLQIRKFIWTNIITRFGVPEEIVTDNGPQFTSHNFKEFCKDWGIRLSFATP; the protein is encoded by the exons ATGGTCGCCGCTCGGAAATTACGGCCTTACTTTCAGGCTCACCTGGTGGTGGTCGTCACTTCATTCCCTATAAAGCGGGTCCTGCATAAGCCCGAG CTTTGCTCTCGGCCCTCGAAAAGGAGGTACGCCTTCAGAGCGGGGCAAAGGAAGAAGGGAGAATGGATCCTGCATGTGGATGGTTCAAGTAACGTTCGAGGGGCAGGAGTAGGGATTGTACTCACGTCCCCAACAGGAAACACAGCCTCGAGAGCCGTCAGATGTAATTTCAAAGCGACGAACAACGAAAACGAGTACGAGGCCTTGATCGCTGGGCTATCGCTCACTCACCAGCTGGGTGCGGAGAACATCCAAGTCTACAGCGACTCCCAACTGATTATCAACCAGGCACAGGGAGAATATCAGGCTAAAGATGACAGTATGATCCGGTATCTGGCGGTCGCTCAACGACTCATCAAGAAGTTCAAAAGCTGCAAGCTCACTCAGATACCCAGGGAGCAGAATTCACAAGCTGATGCTCTGGCCAACTTAGGGTTCGCCCTCGAGACCCAGACCCAGATGAGCATCCCCCTGTTAGTGCTCCAATGTCCGGCCACCTTAGTAGAGCCACAAAACGAAGAGATTTCCACCATCGAAGAAGAAGAAACTTGGATGACTCCCCTGGTCCGGTATCTAGAGGACGATATACTTCCAGAAGACCGCAACGAGAGCAGGAAAATCAAGAAGAAGGCCACTAAGTACTGTCTCTCTCAGGGAAAGCTATACCGCAGGTCGTTCTCTAGCCCATATCTGAGATGTGTTAGACCCCATGAAGCGACTAAGATCCTAGTGGAATTACACGAAGGAGATTGCGGGTCTCACTCCAGCGGCAGGAGCCTAGTACTGAGAGCCAAAAGAGCAGGCTATTACTGGCCCACAATGGCCGATGACGCCAACCAAAAAGCTAAATATTGTGGCAGTTGCCAAAGGCACGCCCCTGTCTCCAGACTGCCTCCAAAGAACCTCAAGTCCATAAGCTCGCCCTGGCCATTCAGGAAATGGGGCATGGATATAGTAGGAAAGTTACCCATGGCGCCGGGGCAGAAGGTCTTCCCCCTGATAGTAACAGATTACTTTTCGAAATGGGTCGAGGGAGAAGCACTCACCAGAATAACCGATCTCCAGATCAGAAAGTTCATATGGACGAACATAATCACGCGGTTCGGGGTTCCAGAAGAAATCGTCACTGACAACGGCCCCCAGTTTACGAGCCACAATTTCAAGGAGTTCTGCAAAGACTGGGGCATCAGACTCTCCTTTGCTACGCCGTGA